In uncultured Desulfobacter sp., one DNA window encodes the following:
- a CDS encoding aminotransferase class I/II-fold pyridoxal phosphate-dependent enzyme, with amino-acid sequence MEQDNIIRFASRMDYLPPYLFGMINKMKMEKRRNGDDVIDLGMGNPMDPTPDAVIEKLVNVAKDPKSHRYPESSGLPNLKKEIAKYYDRHYNISLDADKETYFTIGSKEGISHLCLAIMGPGDCVLVPAPAFPIHIYAAVIAGANVMRIPLEPENGFLDRIITVCESCYPSPKVLMLNYPHNPTGVVTDKAFFEEIVKLAKRFKFMVINDFAYGKITYDGYVAPSFLEIEGAKDVGVEFGSFSKSYNMAGWRIGYCVGNEKIVEALGKIKGYFDYGIFSAIQVAGIIALRDCDDTIPELAKIYEHRRDVLCSGLERIGWEIERPKAGMFVWAKIPEPFNQMGAMEFAIQLMNKGNVAVAPGTGFSEEGEGYLRLALVENEERLRQAVRQMKKAMDQMTI; translated from the coding sequence GTGGAACAAGACAACATTATTCGGTTTGCCTCCCGGATGGATTACCTGCCGCCGTACCTTTTCGGTATGATCAATAAAATGAAAATGGAGAAACGGCGCAATGGAGACGATGTCATTGACCTTGGTATGGGAAACCCCATGGATCCCACACCTGATGCGGTTATTGAGAAGCTGGTAAACGTCGCCAAAGATCCAAAATCCCACAGGTATCCGGAAAGTTCAGGACTTCCCAATTTAAAAAAAGAGATTGCCAAGTATTATGACCGCCATTACAACATCTCCCTGGATGCGGACAAAGAGACCTACTTTACCATTGGGTCTAAAGAAGGCATTTCCCATTTGTGCCTGGCCATCATGGGCCCCGGTGATTGCGTTCTGGTTCCAGCTCCCGCTTTCCCCATCCACATTTATGCAGCGGTGATCGCCGGTGCAAATGTCATGAGAATTCCTTTGGAACCTGAAAATGGTTTTCTGGACAGGATTATCACGGTGTGTGAATCCTGTTATCCCAGTCCAAAAGTTCTTATGCTCAATTATCCCCATAACCCCACCGGCGTTGTAACGGATAAGGCTTTTTTTGAAGAGATCGTTAAACTTGCCAAACGGTTTAAATTCATGGTTATCAATGACTTTGCCTACGGCAAAATAACCTATGACGGGTATGTTGCCCCAAGTTTTCTTGAAATTGAGGGTGCCAAGGACGTCGGTGTTGAGTTTGGGTCTTTTTCCAAGTCATACAATATGGCCGGCTGGCGCATTGGATATTGCGTGGGTAATGAAAAAATTGTCGAGGCACTTGGAAAAATCAAAGGCTATTTTGATTATGGTATCTTTTCCGCGATCCAGGTGGCAGGTATTATCGCCCTTCGGGACTGTGATGATACCATTCCCGAACTTGCAAAGATCTATGAACACCGCCGGGATGTGCTTTGTTCAGGCCTTGAACGCATCGGGTGGGAGATAGAACGTCCCAAGGCCGGTATGTTTGTATGGGCAAAGATCCCTGAACCGTTTAATCAAATGGGGGCCATGGAGTTTGCTATCCAGTTGATGAACAAAGGCAATGTGGCCGTGGCGCCGGGTACCGGCTTCTCCGAAGAAGGTGAAGGGTATCTTCGCCTGGCCCTGGTTGAAAATGAAGAACGCCTGCGCCAAGCTGTACGGCAGATGAAAAAAGCCATGGACCAGATGACAATCTAA
- a CDS encoding HAD family hydrolase, with protein sequence MAEPIQSIEALFFDFDGVLVDSTRTKKKAFEALFEDFSDEIVDAVVNYHVLHGGISRVEKIRHAHKNIIKDPLTEKEVMEWAQRYSNLVVQDVIHADWIKGAKDFLDAYASKLPVFMVSGTPEPELKHIVEQRKIGHYFKEILGSPVKKPEHIQILLEKYSLTPKQCVFIGDALTDYNAALETGLQFVGIQGEVNFPDTVKPLPDCQGLESAIKKICPAF encoded by the coding sequence ATGGCAGAACCAATACAATCCATTGAAGCCCTTTTTTTTGATTTTGACGGGGTCTTAGTAGACTCAACCCGTACGAAAAAGAAAGCCTTTGAAGCATTGTTTGAAGACTTTTCTGATGAAATCGTCGACGCGGTTGTTAACTACCACGTCTTGCACGGCGGCATCAGCCGGGTTGAGAAAATCCGACATGCCCATAAAAATATTATAAAAGATCCCCTGACTGAAAAAGAGGTTATGGAATGGGCGCAGCGGTATTCTAATCTTGTGGTACAGGATGTGATACATGCTGACTGGATAAAAGGGGCAAAAGATTTTCTGGATGCATATGCCTCAAAGCTTCCGGTATTTATGGTCTCAGGAACCCCGGAACCCGAGCTTAAGCATATTGTAGAACAAAGGAAAATCGGACATTACTTCAAGGAGATCCTGGGTTCCCCTGTCAAGAAACCTGAGCATATCCAAATATTATTGGAAAAATATAGCCTTACACCAAAACAATGTGTTTTCATCGGAGATGCGCTAACCGATTATAATGCCGCCCTGGAAACCGGGCTTCAATTTGTCGGTATCCAGGGTGAGGTTAATTTCCCTGATACCGTCAAGCCCCTGCCTGACTGTCAGGGGCTTGAAAGCGCTATAAAGAAAATCTGTCCGGCATTTTGA